The Hippoglossus hippoglossus isolate fHipHip1 chromosome 16, fHipHip1.pri, whole genome shotgun sequence genomic sequence AGAAATTAATGCTGAACTCTACCTGTAGATAATCTATAGATACACTGCTGTCCCGTTTCTGTTTGTGGAATTGCTTTCTGGCTAAATAGATAAACCAACAAGTATTGTTCAATAGacactgactctctctctgtctctctctgtctctgtctgtgtgtgtgtgtgtgtgtgtgtacactcaGGTGTGTTTATCAGCAGAGGGAAGGAAGATGCTCTGGTGACCAAGAACATGGTTGTGGGAGAGTCTGTGTACGGAGAGAAGAGGATCAGTGTGGAGGTAAggttttgattgacagcagcaCAGTGCCTAGGTAATGGATGTCATACACTGATAATGCGTTAGATTCTTAATAGCTGACCTCTGCTGCACTGCATATAAAACTTTGTGTTAAATAATGGGTAAAATATCTGTCAATGTCTACGACTGTAACGCTCGGATTCATTCTGTTTCAGGAAGGAGAGACGAAGATTGAGTACAGAGCCTGGAATCCGTTCCGCTCCAAGCTGGCAGCAGCCATCTTGGGAGGAGTGGACCAGATCCATATCAAGCCTGGATCAAAGGTCATGTACCTGGGAGCAGCCTCTGGCACCACAGTGTCCCACGTTTCTGACATTGTTGGACCGGTGAGTACTGTATGCTCAGTGGATCATCACGTAAAATGACCTAATTAGTACAGAGTAGTACGACACAAAGCTAGACAACATACCAATGTTACTGCTATAATACCACACATGTCCTTTATTACACTTTACAGTTTTCACATGTATAAAATTGGACGTAACTAATAGAATCTGAAGATAAAGACGAAAGCCCAGTTAAAGCAATGTTGTCATTAAGCTGAGACTCGCATGAATGTCATGATATTTTCCCAGAGTAAGTGCATACAAGCTTTTGGTTACATTGGTCACTTTTGCCTTGTGTATTACAGGAAGGACTAGTCTACGCTGTGGAGTTTTCCCATCGATCAGGTCGTGACCTTCTCAATGTTGCAAAGAAACGCACCAACATCATTCCGATCATCGAAGATGCTCGGCATCCACACAAATACCGCATGTTAGTTGGTAGGTACCCCTGAGCCGCATAGGATGAGTTGTCATGGTGTCACCACATCCTCAGAGGTGTTAGGTGTTCCTCTAGTTCAGTCTGTGAGTCCTCGATTTTAAATTGAAGGAAGACTGACTTCATTATCATGTCAAAGCAAATGTAAGCCTCTGTTGGTCATTTCATCAGAACGTGAGGTTCTGGATGTCAATCTGTTACAACTACACTCCAAGATGTTTTGAATTGGTTTAACAGTGTTTGAGCAGTCAGAAACATACAATGTGAGACATCAGATACACTCAGGTTGTTGAATGAGACTTGAGAAAGCTATGTTCATCTTTACACCCCtcttttacattatttgttAGTACATGTCATTGTAGGTTTTGAGGGGTACGAAAAagtttttcattgtcttttgaAACAGGCAAAAAAGCAAACTGATAAGGGTTTTATTTACATGCAGGTATTAAAAATACTTCTGTGATAAATATAACCATGATTTTATTAAATACACACTGAAAtggtattttttgttttacattatcCTGTCACACGTGCACATATTTGTACCTCTATACAGTctgctgacacacaacacaaacagcagtaTGACAGTCCatttgtttacatgagttgGTGACACTGAAAGCTTCAGTTTACTCTACTGACAATCtgttaagttaaaaaaaaagttgaccTGTGTTGTATTTGAAGTGTGTACGCTCGACAAGGTGACAATCtagtaaatcaaatgttttttcaccAGGTTACCTCAGAACTCTTTGCTGTTAACTATGTttaatcagttttattgtttgcttctcaaatacttttttaatgATACTTAAAATTGATAGTGTTCTTACTAAATCCATTGCTGGGCCATGAAGTGTTGGAATAACATTTTCTGTAGTGAATGACCTACATAATTCACACATGAACTTGTCATGTAGCTTAATACATCTGCTTATTCACAATGGACAGTGAAGAGAAGGAGAATGCAGCCATCAGGCTTCTCTCCAACATCTGAAGTCACAGTGATGCTGTGTATGCACAAactcatgctctctctctctctctctttgctctctcttTAGGCATGGTAGATGTGATTTTTGCTGATGTTGCCCAGCCTGACCAGACAAGGATTGTTGCTTTGAATGCTCACAACTTCCTCAAGAACGGAGGACACTTCGTTATCTCCATCAAGGTACAGCTATGACTGCCCTGACAGATGGAGGCTCTCCATCCTTCAGCACATTAAGTCCAACCTCCAGTTAGCATGtgttaaattcattatttgacaGTAAACGCCTGATATGTTTATAAAATCACGGTTAGGCTGCCTATCACAATCAGAAGTTTATGTAGTTATCTGCTGGATAAAGTAATATATTTTCAGATGGTCTCTTTTAACTCAGTTTGCTCCAGGTACActgtttaagaaaaaaacatgaaaagcatCACTGAATGAGAATAACAATGCGCATTCTCACAGTATCTCCTGCAAGTCATGTGGACATTGTCACAGAAACTTCAAACTCTGTTCCACGCAGTTTGGCATCAAATTAACGTAAATGTCACATATGGTTCTTTTCCCTGAAATTATCCTCAGGGTCCatacacaaatgtctgagtcagatACTCAAGATATTTTACATAGCTTCTCGTAAAATATCAGCGAGCCAATGTTTGAATACAGCAGGAAAGACTCACAGCTAGCAAAATGGTGTGTTGACGTTTCTAGtatgcaacagatgcaaaactgaaagaatCTTTTCGGATGAAATAGAGAAGACGTGTAGCAGAAGATGCAGATTAAGATTTTTGATTTAGCgaaacaatgagatttgagagactttggtgataagggccaatgCCAGTGTTGacatgctgtaaacaaaaccacaatatcacaacagaATTTATGTTATGTCCTGGTTACTGCATTCTCTAATTAGGCGCCTctaaactctggaaaatgtctagACTCTATTTTTTGGGGTACTggtgtctgaaaacggctagAATCTGTTAAAGAAATGAGTAGACACAGTCCCCTCCCTTCCCCAGCTGTGGATTAGGCTGATAATATAATTTCATGTACAAGTGTTCCCTGAATGTTTTGTCAACTGTGTGAACTGTTTATTTCTTACTACAGGCCAACTGTATAGACTCGACAGCAGCTCCAGAGGCAGTGTTTGCCT encodes the following:
- the fbl gene encoding rRNA 2'-O-methyltransferase fibrillarin produces the protein MRPGFSPRGDRGGRGGRGGRGGFGDRGGFGDRGGFGGRGGFRGGRGSFRSPEGGGFRGRGGGRGAGRGGPRGGGRGGFGAGRKVLVEPHRHEGVFISRGKEDALVTKNMVVGESVYGEKRISVEEGETKIEYRAWNPFRSKLAAAILGGVDQIHIKPGSKVMYLGAASGTTVSHVSDIVGPEGLVYAVEFSHRSGRDLLNVAKKRTNIIPIIEDARHPHKYRMLVGMVDVIFADVAQPDQTRIVALNAHNFLKNGGHFVISIKANCIDSTAAPEAVFASEVKKMSSENMKPQEQLTLEPYERDHAVVVGIYRPPSKQKK